The Candidatus Cloacimonadota bacterium DNA segment AGGATCACATAGCCCAATTTTGTATAGGTATAAGAGACGGACCTAATATTGCTGTTTTTCAGGAGAGCATCTTTGAACACACCCTGCTTATCTTTTATTTCACCGGTTTGCTTAAAGGTCACGATAAAATCTTTATCAAATCCCAGGTCTTTATGGGAGATAAAATGCAGCTGCTTGTAGATAATAATAGTTCCGATAATGAGAAAAACTGCCACGACAAATTGTATGACGGTCAAAATTTTTCGTATCACAGCTCCTTTGCTGCCCTTGAGCTGTTCTCTTCGTAAAGCGCTGATTGGAAGTATGGAATTGTAGTATATCGCTGGATATAACCCTGCTAAGATACCGAGTAGAAAAACAAAAATAAAGTAGAGTAATATATTGATTGGAGTTACAATCGATGAGTGAATTTTAAACAAATTTTTCAGTCCGGGAAAGAGCAATGAAATTATTACTAATGCGAGCAACGATGCAATAAAACAAATGATAACCGATTCACCTAAAAACTGAAACAATATATTGCTTCTTCGCGCTCCAAGTGTTTTTCTCATCCCGATTTCTTTTGCTCTTTTCGTTGCTTTTGCTGTGGATAGGTTAACAAAATTGATACATGCGATAAGAATGATAAAGATTCCCGAAGCAAAGAAGATTTTTACTGTTTGTTCATTGCCATGAAGACTATAATCAAATTTGCTATCGTCAAAATAAATGTCTTTGAGCGGTGAAATAAAAAAGGTCGTGGTTCGTTGTCCTTCATCAATCCAGCTTGTATGTTCATCATTGAGAAAGAAGTTTTCCATTTTTTTTATCAACGTTGAATGATCCACGTGTTCATTTACCAACAGATAGGTCACGTAGTTGCTGAAATACCAGTTTTGATTATCCCATCCCCAGCTTTGGATTGTGAAATCGAAGGATATGATACCATCATTAAAAACCAGAGAACTCCTTGTGGGTAGATCTTTGATAATCGCTGTTACCGTAAGACCATATTCGTCTTCAATGTCCAGTATCTGCCCGATGGGATCGTCGTTGCCAAACAATTTCTTGCTGAATGATTCGGATAATACAATTGAGTTTGGATCAGACAATGCAGTTTGAAGATTGCCAGAAACAGGCTGAAGAGAGAAGATGTCGAAGATCGAGGGATCTGCAACACAGAATGTGCTGTTAATAGACTCATTATTATGAACGATATATGTTCTTAAGTAAGGGTAGAGTCGTGCAGTTGTTTCAATCTCAGGAATTTGTTCTTTGAGATATGCAGCAAGAGCAAGAGGTGTGACACCATATTTGTCGTTTACGTTTGGGCGATAGATTCGTTCGTAATTTTCATTGTATCTATCAGCATTCGTTTCGTACGAAACATAGAATATTATCAAAGAAAACACAGCGATTCCAACAGCTAATCCGATTATGTTTATGAGCGAGAAACTTTTGTGTTTCCAAATTGTACGCAGTGTCGTCTTAAGATAATTTATTAGCAGATTGACCACCTATTCATACTTCAAAGATTTCACCGGATTTGAGTTTGCCGCGTTGATCGTTTTAAAGCTAATCGTAAGAAGGGCAATAAGCAAACTAATAAAACCTGAGAAAATAAAGATCAATGGATTGATAGAGGTGCTATAAGCAAATCCTTGCAACCATTTGCTCATGAAATACCAGGAAGCAGGCCATGCGATAATATTTGCGATGATTATCCATCGAACGAACTGACGGGACAGCAACCATATGATACCAGTAACAGTGGATCCCATTGCTCTGCGGATTCCTATTTCGAGCTTTTTCTGTTCTGCAAGGAAAGATACAAGTCCAAAAAGTCCAAGACATGCAATAAAAATTCCAAGCCCTGCAAAGACGCGGAAAAGCACACCAGCTTTGATCTCCTCCTTGTATATTATGTTGAATGTTTCATCAAGAAATCTGTACTCAAAAGGAAAGTCGGGACATATATCATTCCAAACTTGCTTAATCGAATGAATTGCATTTTGTACATTGATATTTGATAGCTTTATAAGTGTAAAATAGAAATAATCTGGTATATTTACTACGATCAAGGGTTCGCGTTCATACGTTAAAGGAAGAGAATTGAAATTATTTATTACTCCAATTATTGTCCATCCTTCGTCACCAAATTTCAGTCCGATCGGATCCTCAATCTGCATCATTTCGAGCGCAGCTTGATTGATAAGTACTGCATTCTCATCAGTTTGCATATCGTCTGAAAAACCTCTGCCATCAAGAATTTTCAGGTCAAGCGTCTCTAAAATATTTTTATCTGCAGAAAGAAAAGCAAAGGCAGAACCCTCATCTGTTTGCTTACCCTCCCAGGTAATACCTCTCATGATAGACCACACTTCAGTGGGAATGCTGGAAACTCGTGAGACTTGATAAATTCCTGATATCTGTTTGCAGGATTGCGTGAATACATCAAACTTTTCTTCCAGATCTCGGTTCAATCTAAGATAGAGAAGGTTGTCTTTATCAAAACCAAGATCCTTATTTTTCATATAATCGAGTTGAGAGTAGATTATGCCTGTACCGATAATAAGGGCAACAGCAAGGGTGAACTGTACTACAACGATAACTGTGCGAAGTGAAATTCCTTTGATAAAGGATTTTGTACCGGATTTAAAGATCTTTGTCGGTGCAAAAGAGGAAAGAGCAAAAGCAGGATAGCTTCCGGCAATAATTCCCACTCCGAATAGAATAATTGCATAGAGCAGTAAGATATTTGAATTGAAAACAGAAAATACAATTTTCCTGCCTACGATCTGTTCAAAGACCGGTAGAGACAGCTCTATCAGAATAAACGATAACAAACAGGCAATGAACGTATAGAAAACTGACTCTCCAATGAATTGAAACATCAATGAACTTTTCTTTGCCCCTGAAATTTTCCTCACACCCACCTCACGCGCACGTTTTGTGGCTTGCGCAGTTGCAAGGTTCATGAAGTTTATGCATGCGATGATAAGAATCAACACAGCGATACTGATAAAAATATAAATATATTTCTGGGTTGTTGGTTTACCATCAACTGAGTACAAATGAATGTTTCTTAAAGATTGTAATCTTGCACCGGATTGCTCTTCAAGGTTGTCCTTGAAGAGCTGATCGATTTTTGTCTGCAAGGCATCAATGTCTGTTCCCGGTTCGACGAGAATAAAAGTTTCCATCCAATGGGAGTACCAATTATTATAATCTTCCGTTTCAGCAGCAGTATCCAGATGTACAATGAAATTGAAGTTATAATCAGAAAGCAGGGGAATATCTTCATACACTGCAGTGACCTGCATCTCGTCAGCATTGTTCAGGATCAAAATCTTGCCGATAGGGGCTTCATCACCGAAATACTTTTGTGCTGAGGATTGAGAAATTGCAATCGAATGAACATCTCTGATCGGTTGTATCTTGTCTCCATCTATGATATTGATCGTAAAGATACTAAATATAGAAGGTGAAGCTCTGCACACATGTCTTTCGCGAAATACTTTTTCACCATATTTTATGATTGCTGAAGATTCATACAGGTGCGTTGCCTGGATTACTTCGGGGAAACCCTCACGAATAGCTTGTTCAAGAGGATATGGGGTGGAATAATTAATATTCTCCTCACCATTCATTGTATATACTTTATTTATCCTGTAAATGTCATCGACAAGTTCATTGTGCGTATTGAAATTCTTCTCTTCCTGAGTTATCACAAAGATCATTACTGCACAGGCTATGCCGACAGCAAGTCCAAGAATATTTATCAGAGAATATGTTTTATATCGTTTTATGTTTCTTAGGGCTGTTTTGAGATAGTTTCTTAACATGAAGTTCCTTATTCATATTTCAAAGATTTTACTGGGTTTGAATTTGCAGCTTTGATGGTTTTAAAGCTGACTGTGAGGAAAGCAATAACAAGTGCTATCAAACCCGATAAAAGAAAGACACCAATTGTGATATTTGTTCTGTATGCAAAGGTCTGTAGCCATTTATTCATGGCATACCAGGCAAGAGGCCAGGCAACGATATTTGCTATGAGTACAAGTTTAGAAAAGTCTTTTGTGAGTAGGAATATGACCTGTCCTACTGAAGAGCCCATTACTTTACGTATACCAATCTCCTTGATGCGTCTTTCTGTTGCGTATGAGGCAAGCCCGAATAATCCCAAACAGGCAATGACAATCGCAAGAACAGTGAAATACATGAACGTTCGTGCAAGATTTCTCTCTGTCCTATGGA contains these protein-coding regions:
- a CDS encoding ABC transporter permease — its product is MLRNYLKTALRNIKRYKTYSLINILGLAVGIACAVMIFVITQEEKNFNTHNELVDDIYRINKVYTMNGEENINYSTPYPLEQAIREGFPEVIQATHLYESSAIIKYGEKVFRERHVCRASPSIFSIFTINIIDGDKIQPIRDVHSIAISQSSAQKYFGDEAPIGKILILNNADEMQVTAVYEDIPLLSDYNFNFIVHLDTAAETEDYNNWYSHWMETFILVEPGTDIDALQTKIDQLFKDNLEEQSGARLQSLRNIHLYSVDGKPTTQKYIYIFISIAVLILIIACINFMNLATAQATKRAREVGVRKISGAKKSSLMFQFIGESVFYTFIACLLSFILIELSLPVFEQIVGRKIVFSVFNSNILLLYAIILFGVGIIAGSYPAFALSSFAPTKIFKSGTKSFIKGISLRTVIVVVQFTLAVALIIGTGIIYSQLDYMKNKDLGFDKDNLLYLRLNRDLEEKFDVFTQSCKQISGIYQVSRVSSIPTEVWSIMRGITWEGKQTDEGSAFAFLSADKNILETLDLKILDGRGFSDDMQTDENAVLINQAALEMMQIEDPIGLKFGDEGWTIIGVINNFNSLPLTYEREPLIVVNIPDYFYFTLIKLSNINVQNAIHSIKQVWNDICPDFPFEYRFLDETFNIIYKEEIKAGVLFRVFAGLGIFIACLGLFGLVSFLAEQKKLEIGIRRAMGSTVTGIIWLLSRQFVRWIIIANIIAWPASWYFMSKWLQGFAYSTSINPLIFIFSGFISLLIALLTISFKTINAANSNPVKSLKYE
- a CDS encoding ABC transporter permease, whose translation is MVNLLINYLKTTLRTIWKHKSFSLINIIGLAVGIAVFSLIIFYVSYETNADRYNENYERIYRPNVNDKYGVTPLALAAYLKEQIPEIETTARLYPYLRTYIVHNNESINSTFCVADPSIFDIFSLQPVSGNLQTALSDPNSIVLSESFSKKLFGNDDPIGQILDIEDEYGLTVTAIIKDLPTRSSLVFNDGIISFDFTIQSWGWDNQNWYFSNYVTYLLVNEHVDHSTLIKKMENFFLNDEHTSWIDEGQRTTTFFISPLKDIYFDDSKFDYSLHGNEQTVKIFFASGIFIILIACINFVNLSTAKATKRAKEIGMRKTLGARRSNILFQFLGESVIICFIASLLALVIISLLFPGLKNLFKIHSSIVTPINILLYFIFVFLLGILAGLYPAIYYNSILPISALRREQLKGSKGAVIRKILTVIQFVVAVFLIIGTIIIYKQLHFISHKDLGFDKDFIVTFKQTGEIKDKQGVFKDALLKNSNIRSVSYTYTKLGYVILQHGLDIGTYKFYTADEDFVDTYGIEIVRGRDFLKHSIADSNAILINETAVRELDWQGRDPIGLELEGFEIVGIMKDFSFRKLQYRIEPIVVHNSPLETHIVNVKLAPYNIEQTLEFIEKTFKDFVPNEPFSIAFLEDDLALLYRAEMRFGKIFEYFTILAIILSCMGMFGLSLFMIEQRTREIGIRKVLGSSINQIIILLSGNFLKWVLLSVIIASPLAYLVMKKWLEGFAYKTGIDVWIFIISGLIALLISTLTVSFQTFRAANTNPSDVIKYE